A genomic region of Bacteroides acidifaciens contains the following coding sequences:
- a CDS encoding FtsX-like permease family protein: MNFPFYIARRYLFSKKKHNAINVISGISVCGVALATLALVCTLSVFNGFQDMVASFFTAFDPQLKITVREGKVFDGQDERIRAVCALPEIDVFTETLEENAMVQYKDRQAMVVLKGVEDNFEELTAIDSILYGAGEFLLHDSIVNYGVMGVELVSTLGTGLQFVDPLQVYLPKRNAKVNMANPGASFNRDYLYSPGVVFVVNQQEYDGKYILTSLAFLRQLLDYTTEVSAIELKLKPDANASFVQSKIEKMLGNDFVVQNRYQQQADVFRIMEIEKLISYLFLTFILMIACFNVIGSLSMLILDKKDDVETLRSLGTDDKLISRIFLFEGRLISLFGAVTGIVLGLIFCFIQQRFGIISLGGGGGTFVVDAYPVSVHAWDVVLVFVTVLAVGFLSVWYPVRYLSKRLL; encoded by the coding sequence GTGAATTTCCCCTTCTATATAGCCCGGCGTTATCTTTTCTCAAAAAAGAAGCATAATGCTATTAATGTCATATCCGGCATTTCTGTGTGCGGAGTAGCTCTTGCTACACTTGCGCTGGTTTGTACACTTTCCGTATTTAATGGGTTTCAGGATATGGTAGCTAGTTTCTTTACCGCATTCGATCCGCAACTGAAAATCACTGTTCGTGAAGGGAAAGTCTTTGATGGGCAGGACGAACGGATTCGTGCAGTCTGTGCGCTTCCCGAAATTGATGTCTTTACGGAAACGCTTGAAGAGAATGCGATGGTGCAGTATAAAGACCGCCAAGCTATGGTTGTATTGAAGGGGGTAGAGGATAATTTTGAAGAATTGACTGCCATTGATAGTATTCTATATGGCGCCGGTGAATTCCTTCTGCATGACTCAATTGTGAACTATGGAGTGATGGGAGTAGAGTTAGTCTCGACTTTAGGTACAGGCTTGCAATTTGTCGATCCTCTCCAGGTTTATCTTCCCAAACGGAATGCCAAAGTAAACATGGCAAACCCCGGCGCTTCTTTTAATCGTGATTATCTTTATTCTCCTGGTGTCGTATTTGTAGTAAACCAGCAGGAGTACGACGGGAAATATATTCTGACCTCTCTTGCTTTCCTTCGTCAATTACTGGACTATACAACGGAAGTATCTGCTATAGAGCTGAAACTAAAGCCTGACGCGAATGCTTCATTTGTACAATCTAAAATAGAAAAAATGCTCGGTAATGATTTTGTAGTTCAGAACCGCTATCAGCAACAAGCTGATGTTTTTCGTATTATGGAGATAGAGAAACTGATTTCCTATTTATTTCTGACCTTTATCTTAATGATTGCCTGTTTCAATGTAATCGGTTCTCTTTCCATGTTGATTTTGGATAAGAAAGATGATGTTGAGACTTTACGTAGCCTTGGAACTGACGACAAACTTATTTCCCGTATCTTTCTATTTGAAGGTCGGCTTATTTCTCTTTTTGGTGCTGTCACCGGCATTGTTTTAGGACTGATTTTTTGCTTTATTCAGCAGAGGTTTGGGATAATATCACTTGGTGGAGGTGGTGGGACTTTTGTAGTGGACGCCTATCCGGTTAGTGTTCATGCTTGGGATGTAGTGCTTGTCTTTGTAACAGTTTTGGCTGTTGGCTTCCTTTCCGTCTGGTATCCGGTACGCTATTTAAGTAAGCGACTCCTGTAA
- a CDS encoding RNA polymerase sigma factor: MNGDETAFCRFMEWYSSRLYHYVYALIGQKEPAEEVVSDVFYEVWKNRSGLTEIENMNAWIQTITYRKAISYLRKETGKAEVLLDDIGDFIFAPIQSPDEEMISKEEMEKINDAIQKLPPKCKHVFFLAKIEGLPYKEIANLLDISVKTINNHIAFALEKIAENLNIRSRKL; the protein is encoded by the coding sequence ATGAACGGTGATGAAACGGCTTTTTGCCGTTTTATGGAATGGTATTCTTCACGTTTATATCATTATGTTTATGCTCTGATTGGTCAAAAGGAACCGGCTGAGGAGGTTGTAAGTGATGTTTTCTATGAGGTTTGGAAAAATAGAAGTGGTTTGACTGAAATAGAAAACATGAATGCCTGGATACAAACAATAACTTACCGGAAGGCTATTTCTTATCTGAGGAAAGAAACGGGAAAAGCTGAAGTCTTACTTGATGATATAGGAGACTTTATATTCGCTCCAATTCAATCACCGGACGAGGAAATGATAAGTAAGGAGGAGATGGAAAAAATAAATGATGCTATCCAAAAACTACCGCCTAAATGTAAACACGTCTTTTTTTTAGCAAAAATTGAAGGATTGCCTTATAAAGAAATTGCTAATTTATTGGATATATCTGTGAAGACTATCAATAATCATATAGCTTTTGCTCTAGAAAAAATTGCTGAGAATCTCAATATCCGTTCTCGAAAATTATAA
- a CDS encoding FecR family protein, giving the protein MNLKEYFRLAGLFGKLNSQEKLGDDDFTTMPEGEKLRFFWESCKQEKIDASSIIEKTRLKIRKDAMRRRRNYFLITSTSIAASILICISTIYFLNQTINDDIDLQAIAEGMDSQIVDEVTLITAKKQLNLDEDAFIKYSKEGKVAVNSQVIKEEEEKVKDKQEYNQLLVPPGKRARIELSDGTRLIVNSQSKVVYPRCFKGDIRKIYAQGEVFLEVAHDKKHPFIVESEDFNLRVLGTKFNISNYKGNATNIVLVEGAVEVTDKNEKKAQLAPCDLLNIAGGAIAYQKKVDVAEYISWVDGIMLLNGNDLSQIIQKLSIYYGISIQCDPVVGSEKVYGKLDLKDDIDEVIECIQQTLPFTIEKSDTSIYLNK; this is encoded by the coding sequence ATGAACTTGAAAGAATACTTTCGCCTTGCTGGATTATTTGGTAAACTGAATTCTCAAGAAAAACTTGGGGATGATGATTTTACTACTATGCCTGAGGGTGAGAAACTAAGATTCTTTTGGGAAAGCTGCAAACAAGAAAAAATTGATGCTTCTTCCATTATAGAGAAAACACGCTTGAAAATACGAAAAGATGCAATGAGACGTAGAAGAAACTATTTCCTGATAACTTCTACTTCTATTGCCGCTTCTATTTTAATTTGTATTTCGACTATTTATTTTTTGAATCAAACTATAAATGATGATATTGATCTTCAAGCCATTGCAGAAGGAATGGATAGTCAGATTGTTGATGAAGTGACTCTCATAACTGCTAAAAAACAATTGAACTTGGATGAAGATGCTTTTATCAAATATTCAAAAGAAGGAAAAGTTGCAGTGAATTCTCAGGTTATTAAAGAGGAAGAGGAAAAAGTTAAGGATAAACAGGAATATAATCAGTTACTTGTCCCACCTGGTAAGAGAGCACGGATAGAGTTGTCAGATGGAACTCGTTTAATTGTGAACTCTCAGTCTAAGGTCGTTTATCCTCGTTGTTTTAAGGGTGATATTCGTAAAATATACGCTCAAGGAGAGGTCTTTTTAGAGGTTGCTCATGATAAGAAACATCCTTTTATTGTTGAGTCTGAAGATTTTAACTTGCGGGTGTTAGGTACGAAGTTTAATATTTCCAATTATAAGGGGAACGCAACTAATATTGTATTGGTAGAAGGAGCGGTAGAAGTTACAGATAAAAATGAGAAGAAAGCACAATTAGCTCCATGTGATTTGTTGAATATAGCTGGCGGGGCGATTGCTTATCAGAAAAAAGTGGATGTGGCTGAGTATATTAGTTGGGTAGATGGAATTATGCTATTGAATGGTAATGATTTGTCACAAATTATCCAGAAACTAAGTATTTATTATGGTATATCCATACAATGTGACCCAGTTGTGGGTAGTGAAAAGGTGTATGGAAAACTCGATTTGAAAGATGATATAGATGAAGTGATTGAATGTATTCAGCAGACACTGCCATTTACGATAGAAAAAAGTGATACTAGTATATACTTGAATAAATAA
- a CDS encoding TonB-dependent receptor — MVKKSIFLHLKKRLKLFCIINVFFMIPLSSFGANSIRWNSEEDLFSVQYENATVKDILDYIEKHSKYIFIYSANVQRNLNNKVSISVSNKKIDAVLKELFSETGLNYKMSGRQITISVPEAPKVQQATQQKGIKVTGNVSDEKGEPLIGVTIILKNDSTVHALTDMNGNYSIIVPMRKSVLSFRYIGFVPKEEIVDNRKVVNVQMVEDVGQLDEVVVVAYGAQKKESVVGSITTLAPEKLKVSTSRSLSNNLAGVVSGVLAVQRSGEPGYDNSTFWIRGISTFGKAGGDPLVLVDGIERDLNNIDPEEIESFSVLKDAAASAVYGVRGANGVVLINTKRGQVGKPRVVVKSEFSFTQPVKLPEYIGAADYMQVLDDALIDTGQSPMYADRIAKTRSGYDPDLYPDVDWIDAISKDNASNQRVSVDISGGTERLRYSFVAAVFNEQGILQRDKKQEWDPSIKLQRYNVRSNVDLKLSPTTQLRFNIGGYLQDRNSTTQDVSLIFSRAFRAVPFTFPAQYSSGEMAGTEEGNVWAMATQSGYQRTSASKIETLFSLEQDLKFITPGLKVKGVFSFDRYSSGTVKRSKTPEYYNAATSRNEEGELVLTKKQNGSNFLGYDKSADYGNKSVYMEASLMYDHTFAEKHAVSGLLLFNRRNYDKGEKLPYRTQGLAGRASYTYGGKYIAEFNFGYNGSENFAKGKRYGFFPSGAIGWIVSEESFMQPMRNIISKLKLRASYGQTGNANLSGRRFAYLSTILDDYETLKLYKWGVESGYSKNGMAEGEFAVSDLTWEIVNKANIGLELGLLKGLVDLQVDVFEERRHNIFMERASVPATAGFIKKPWSNYGKVTNRGVELSLNVNKQFNKNLYISLMGTFTYAHNEIIEKDEPQAVIGTNRAETGHPVNQLFGYVADRLFTEDDFADVATGTLKEGIPTQSFTAKVRPGDIKYVDVNKDGAIDAFDQSPIGGTIDPEIVYGFGLNMKWKDLDFGVLFQGIGRSWNILSGNIIPASNKGTTYNIFTNYNDRWTVDNPSQDVFYPRLDYGTNSNNSQPSTWWLRDMSFMRLKNIELGYSFPKKWMQNIFISGARVFVRGTNLLTFSNFKLWDPEVKDKTGAAYPVMKSLSAGFEIRF; from the coding sequence ATGGTAAAGAAAAGTATTTTTTTACACTTAAAGAAAAGACTTAAGCTTTTTTGCATTATAAACGTCTTTTTTATGATTCCACTTTCTTCGTTCGGTGCTAACTCCATTCGTTGGAATTCTGAAGAAGATCTATTCTCTGTACAATATGAGAATGCTACAGTTAAAGATATTTTAGATTATATCGAAAAGCATAGTAAGTATATTTTTATTTATTCTGCAAATGTTCAAAGAAATCTGAATAATAAAGTCTCCATTTCAGTTTCCAATAAGAAAATAGATGCTGTATTGAAAGAATTATTCTCTGAAACAGGGCTGAATTATAAAATGTCGGGAAGACAAATTACAATTTCAGTACCAGAAGCTCCTAAAGTACAGCAAGCTACACAACAAAAAGGTATAAAGGTAACAGGTAACGTTTCAGATGAAAAAGGCGAGCCGTTAATTGGTGTAACAATCATTTTGAAGAATGATTCTACAGTACATGCATTAACAGATATGAATGGTAATTATAGTATTATTGTTCCTATGAGAAAGTCAGTACTTTCTTTCCGTTATATTGGCTTTGTGCCTAAAGAAGAAATTGTTGACAACCGGAAAGTTGTTAACGTACAGATGGTAGAGGATGTAGGTCAGTTGGATGAAGTTGTAGTCGTTGCTTATGGTGCACAAAAGAAAGAATCTGTGGTCGGTTCTATTACTACATTAGCGCCTGAAAAGTTGAAAGTTTCTACAAGCCGTTCATTGAGCAATAATTTAGCCGGTGTTGTTTCGGGTGTGCTTGCTGTGCAGCGTTCCGGTGAGCCGGGCTATGATAACTCTACCTTTTGGATTCGTGGTATCAGTACATTTGGGAAAGCAGGTGGAGACCCTTTGGTCTTAGTGGATGGAATTGAGCGTGATTTGAATAATATTGATCCAGAGGAAATTGAATCTTTTTCTGTGTTGAAGGATGCTGCTGCAAGTGCTGTTTATGGTGTGCGTGGTGCTAATGGTGTAGTGCTTATTAATACGAAACGTGGGCAGGTTGGTAAGCCGCGTGTTGTGGTAAAGAGTGAATTTTCTTTTACTCAACCGGTTAAATTGCCTGAGTATATTGGAGCAGCAGATTATATGCAAGTATTGGATGACGCCTTGATTGATACCGGACAGTCTCCTATGTATGCTGATAGAATCGCAAAGACTCGTTCGGGATACGATCCTGATTTGTATCCGGATGTTGATTGGATTGATGCAATTTCTAAAGATAATGCATCTAATCAGCGTGTGAGTGTTGATATCTCAGGAGGTACGGAGCGTCTGCGCTATTCGTTTGTTGCAGCAGTTTTTAATGAGCAGGGCATCTTGCAACGAGACAAGAAGCAAGAATGGGATCCTTCTATCAAATTACAGCGATATAATGTTCGTTCAAATGTTGATTTAAAACTTTCTCCAACCACTCAATTGCGTTTTAATATTGGTGGCTATTTACAGGATCGTAATTCTACTACTCAAGATGTTAGCTTGATTTTTAGTCGGGCATTCCGGGCTGTTCCTTTTACATTTCCTGCGCAGTATTCTTCAGGAGAAATGGCTGGAACAGAAGAAGGTAATGTTTGGGCAATGGCCACTCAAAGTGGTTATCAACGTACAAGTGCGAGTAAAATAGAAACGTTATTTTCACTGGAACAGGATTTGAAGTTTATAACACCAGGTTTAAAAGTTAAAGGTGTGTTTTCTTTTGACCGTTATTCAAGTGGTACAGTGAAACGTTCAAAAACACCGGAATATTATAACGCTGCTACATCTCGAAATGAAGAAGGAGAACTTGTTTTGACAAAAAAACAAAACGGTAGTAATTTCTTGGGTTATGATAAATCTGCTGATTATGGGAATAAGAGTGTGTATATGGAGGCAAGCCTGATGTATGATCATACATTTGCAGAAAAACATGCAGTTTCCGGTTTGCTTTTATTTAATCGCCGTAATTACGATAAAGGTGAGAAATTGCCATATCGTACTCAAGGATTGGCAGGACGTGCTTCCTACACTTATGGTGGAAAATACATAGCTGAATTTAATTTTGGTTATAATGGTTCTGAAAATTTTGCTAAAGGTAAACGATACGGTTTTTTCCCATCGGGGGCAATTGGTTGGATTGTATCTGAAGAATCATTTATGCAGCCAATGAGAAATATTATTTCAAAGTTAAAATTACGTGCTTCTTATGGACAGACAGGTAATGCAAACTTGTCAGGGCGTCGTTTTGCTTATCTGTCTACTATTTTGGATGATTATGAAACTTTGAAATTGTATAAATGGGGAGTAGAGTCCGGATATTCAAAAAATGGTATGGCAGAAGGAGAATTTGCAGTTTCTGATTTAACATGGGAAATTGTAAATAAAGCCAATATAGGTTTAGAATTAGGTTTATTGAAAGGTCTGGTTGACTTACAGGTTGATGTTTTCGAAGAACGACGTCATAACATTTTTATGGAACGTGCTTCTGTTCCGGCAACAGCCGGCTTTATTAAAAAACCATGGAGCAATTATGGTAAAGTAACTAATCGTGGTGTTGAATTGTCACTGAATGTCAACAAACAGTTTAATAAAAATTTGTATATAAGTTTAATGGGTACTTTTACTTATGCTCATAATGAAATAATAGAAAAAGATGAACCTCAAGCTGTAATTGGTACAAATAGAGCTGAAACAGGGCATCCGGTCAACCAATTGTTTGGGTATGTCGCTGATAGGCTTTTTACTGAAGATGATTTTGCAGATGTGGCAACAGGAACATTAAAAGAAGGTATTCCAACACAAAGTTTTACAGCTAAAGTGCGACCGGGTGATATCAAATATGTAGATGTAAATAAGGATGGAGCGATTGATGCATTTGACCAATCACCGATAGGAGGTACTATTGATCCCGAGATTGTATATGGTTTTGGACTGAATATGAAATGGAAAGATCTTGATTTTGGTGTATTATTCCAAGGAATTGGAAGAAGTTGGAATATTCTTTCAGGAAACATTATACCAGCTTCCAACAAAGGTACTACTTATAATATATTCACTAATTATAATGATCGTTGGACTGTTGATAATCCTAGTCAGGATGTCTTTTATCCTCGTTTGGATTATGGAACCAACTCTAACAATAGTCAGCCTTCTACATGGTGGTTGCGAGATATGAGTTTCATGCGTCTGAAGAATATTGAATTAGGATATTCATTCCCTAAAAAATGGATGCAGAATATATTCATTTCTGGTGCGCGTGTCTTTGTCAGAGGTACTAACTTGTTAACTTTCTCGAATTTTAAATTGTGGGATCCTGAAGTAAAAGATAAAACGGGTGCTGCTTATCCTGTAATGAAATCATTATCCGCAGGTTTTGAAATCAGATTCTAA
- a CDS encoding RagB/SusD family nutrient uptake outer membrane protein: protein MKNKIIIFIALGITALFPMSSCSDYLDKEPDDQLTLESVFENKNNMERWLAYIYSLVPKFYTYDGADAVSDELAPSVGWESQGFKAIFYQNGNWTANSGGVISYWTTFPRAIRSAYTFIKYAHAIADVSEKEVNYMKAECRFLIAQFHAMMVMTYGAIPIIREAAEETTGESLLLKQEPFYTVVDWAANEMLEASKELPPFYDDDNKYGRITSLTCLAIRARLLTFAASDLVNGNQDTDMVNMKNCDGTPIFNPEHDSNRWRQAVEANKLVIDEAEKSGHKLHIEYLSNGEDIDPFLSYQNALMLRRNQGNLEIIYPRSYDDAGYFDRQANPRSMGGAGAIGVTQSLVDAFFMRNGLIPITGYTNDGGTPIKNEASGYSEDGYSTTDESFNTRWMYGTAKGDAAKDQNVIVPANTYKMYCGREPRFYISVLYNEEYHWGKKKATNFFNGGEDGGPSHDSPCAGYLIRKRVDPSAIPTESSGNYKNRQGCLYRLAEAYLSYAESLNEYSIDMGTYDSNKKEILKYINKIRERAGIPQYSEGTEAGKITAPTDPKEMRQLIRRERRVEMNCEAGLRFDDLRRWKEAETALNGKFWGMNMLAKKEDRDSYYKRTVYQTRKFISYWWPIPQDEMDVNINLRQLPGWWK, encoded by the coding sequence ATGAAAAATAAAATAATAATATTTATTGCATTAGGCATAACAGCTTTGTTTCCCATGTCTTCTTGTTCTGACTATTTGGATAAAGAGCCGGATGATCAATTGACATTGGAATCTGTATTTGAGAATAAGAACAATATGGAACGTTGGTTGGCATATATTTATAGCTTAGTTCCTAAATTTTATACATATGATGGTGCTGATGCTGTTTCTGATGAATTAGCGCCTTCCGTAGGATGGGAGTCTCAGGGATTTAAAGCCATCTTCTACCAAAATGGAAACTGGACAGCGAATAGCGGAGGAGTGATTAGCTATTGGACAACTTTCCCAAGGGCTATTCGATCGGCATATACTTTTATAAAATATGCCCATGCAATTGCGGATGTTTCTGAAAAAGAGGTTAATTATATGAAAGCCGAATGTCGTTTCCTTATTGCACAATTTCATGCGATGATGGTCATGACTTATGGAGCTATTCCTATTATTCGTGAAGCTGCTGAAGAAACTACAGGAGAAAGTTTGTTGTTAAAACAAGAGCCTTTCTATACAGTAGTAGATTGGGCTGCAAATGAAATGCTTGAGGCTTCAAAAGAATTACCTCCGTTCTATGATGATGACAATAAATACGGTCGTATAACTTCTCTTACTTGCTTGGCCATACGTGCTCGCCTGCTTACTTTTGCTGCCAGTGATTTGGTGAATGGTAATCAGGATACTGACATGGTAAATATGAAGAATTGTGATGGTACGCCAATTTTTAATCCTGAACATGATTCAAATCGTTGGAGACAAGCTGTTGAAGCTAATAAGTTGGTGATTGATGAAGCCGAAAAATCGGGTCATAAGTTACATATTGAATATTTGAGCAATGGTGAAGATATCGACCCGTTCCTTTCTTATCAGAATGCATTGATGCTTCGTCGTAATCAAGGTAATTTGGAGATAATATATCCTAGATCTTATGATGATGCAGGTTATTTCGATCGTCAGGCAAATCCGCGTAGTATGGGTGGAGCTGGTGCTATTGGGGTTACTCAGTCATTGGTTGATGCTTTCTTTATGAGGAATGGATTGATTCCTATCACTGGATATACGAATGATGGTGGAACCCCTATTAAAAACGAAGCTTCAGGCTATAGTGAAGATGGATACTCAACGACAGATGAATCTTTTAATACAAGATGGATGTATGGGACAGCGAAAGGAGATGCAGCAAAGGATCAGAATGTGATTGTACCTGCTAATACATATAAAATGTATTGTGGACGTGAACCTCGTTTCTATATATCTGTCTTATACAATGAAGAATATCATTGGGGTAAAAAGAAAGCTACAAACTTCTTTAATGGTGGTGAGGATGGAGGTCCATCTCACGATTCACCATGTGCTGGTTATTTAATTCGTAAGCGTGTCGATCCTTCTGCAATTCCCACCGAAAGTAGTGGTAATTATAAGAATCGTCAAGGATGTTTGTATCGTTTGGCAGAAGCTTATCTGAGTTATGCTGAGTCTTTGAATGAATATAGTATTGATATGGGGACATATGATTCTAATAAGAAGGAAATATTGAAATATATCAATAAAATTCGTGAGAGAGCAGGTATTCCTCAGTATAGTGAAGGTACGGAAGCTGGAAAGATAACAGCACCGACTGATCCGAAGGAGATGCGTCAGTTAATTCGTAGAGAGAGACGAGTGGAAATGAATTGTGAAGCAGGATTACGTTTTGATGATTTACGCCGTTGGAAGGAAGCTGAAACTGCATTGAACGGAAAATTCTGGGGAATGAACATGCTGGCAAAGAAGGAGGATAGGGATTCTTATTATAAGCGTACTGTTTACCAAACAAGAAAGTTCATCAGTTATTGGTGGCCTATACCTCAAGATGAGATGGATGTGAATATAAACTTGAGACAATTGCCGGGATGGTGGAAATAA
- a CDS encoding SusE domain-containing protein gives MSKIGALYKWLPIAAVICLSACNDDDKNNNQLDVVECLELTASTTDIELDGDRLDDVVLTFDWTPAREMPEEYMISYVTKIDIEGSNFNSCVRNDEEEGVFSKSYTTAELQNLLTEKWGQSSNKSATIQFRVIAKWDGGTRWVKPEVRTVSVNVRPYKPIVFDADRVYLDGTAMTGGRITMSKTIENEYQYAFLGDLRQGELEIPVEFEGETNYICPADGEGTLQDGELENVVMRAEPITWNIPKDGEYRIVVNMEKKTVTINSPDKPLEPVIVEWTGNAGEYKDQVVQTTVTKLYAYGGMNGWSNTCTTILTPSQADPLIFVYKGAALKSGTIKFVVYAAGDANTTKAYAYSCPLTSSGTAQTLPITIGSNMQLMGGDGAQRNAYYNLTTAGINFIVVNLRTMEVRFDKK, from the coding sequence ATGAGTAAAATAGGAGCATTATATAAGTGGTTGCCGATAGCAGCTGTAATATGCCTGAGCGCATGTAATGATGATGACAAGAATAATAATCAATTGGATGTTGTAGAATGTCTGGAACTGACCGCTTCGACTACGGATATAGAATTGGATGGAGACAGGTTGGATGATGTAGTATTGACTTTTGACTGGACTCCAGCTCGAGAAATGCCAGAAGAATATATGATTTCTTATGTGACAAAAATAGATATTGAAGGAAGTAATTTTAATTCTTGTGTGCGTAATGACGAAGAAGAAGGTGTGTTTAGTAAAAGCTACACAACAGCAGAATTACAGAATTTGTTGACAGAGAAATGGGGGCAGTCTAGTAATAAATCTGCAACGATTCAATTTCGTGTCATAGCTAAATGGGACGGTGGAACTCGTTGGGTAAAACCGGAAGTTCGTACGGTATCAGTAAATGTTCGACCATATAAACCGATTGTTTTCGATGCAGATAGAGTTTACCTTGATGGAACAGCAATGACCGGAGGAAGAATAACGATGAGTAAGACTATAGAGAATGAATATCAATATGCTTTCTTGGGTGATTTGAGGCAAGGAGAATTGGAGATTCCTGTAGAATTTGAAGGGGAAACTAATTATATCTGTCCGGCAGATGGAGAAGGTACTTTGCAAGATGGTGAACTAGAAAATGTTGTGATGAGAGCAGAACCTATTACATGGAATATTCCGAAAGATGGTGAATATCGTATTGTAGTTAATATGGAGAAAAAGACCGTGACGATTAATTCTCCTGATAAACCGTTAGAACCTGTAATTGTAGAATGGACTGGTAATGCTGGAGAATATAAAGATCAGGTTGTTCAAACTACTGTTACGAAGTTATATGCTTATGGAGGTATGAATGGTTGGAGCAATACTTGTACTACAATTCTTACACCTAGCCAGGCAGATCCGTTGATATTCGTGTATAAAGGGGCAGCATTGAAGTCCGGTACAATCAAGTTTGTGGTATATGCGGCAGGTGATGCTAATACTACTAAGGCTTATGCATATAGCTGTCCGTTGACAAGTAGCGGAACTGCACAAACGTTACCAATAACTATTGGTTCTAATATGCAGTTGATGGGAGGTGATGGAGCTCAGCGTAATGCTTATTATAACTTAACGACTGCAGGTATCAATTTTATAGTCGTTAATTTACGAACTATGGAAGTGCGTTTTGATAAAAAATAG